One window of the Triticum dicoccoides isolate Atlit2015 ecotype Zavitan chromosome 3B, WEW_v2.0, whole genome shotgun sequence genome contains the following:
- the LOC119275103 gene encoding nudix hydrolase 11-like yields MRPLLSRLFAPSYIAMAAPSASPSRRLAHLTRHLLASSSSSSSDELSSVGGPAAAASGPARAAASKAFAAVLVCIFEDTRGDPRVLLTKRASTLSSHSGEVSLPGGKVDQGDVDVKATALREAEEEIGLDPALVSVVTVLEPFLSKNGLDVTPVIGILSDRALFNPVLNKAEVQDIFDAPLEMFLKDDNRTTRQRDWMGKTIPVQFFDYESEGKKYVIWGLTAHILTRAASVVLQRQPSFAELPNRPENIRTSKH; encoded by the exons ATGAGGCCTCTGCTCTCCCGCCTATTCGCCCCCAGTTACATCGCCATGGCCGCCCCCTCCGCATCGCCGTCCCGACGGCTTGCCCACCTCACACGCCACCTCctcgcctcttcctcgtcctcctcttccGACGAGCTCTCCTCGGTgggcggccccgccgccgccgcctccggcccaGCCCGCGCGGCCGCATCCAAGGCCTTCGCCGCCGTGCTGGTCTGCATCTTCGAGGACACACGCGGGGACCCCCGCGTCCTCCTCACCAAACGCGCCTCCACCCTCTCGTCCCATTCAG GGGAGGTGTCGTTGCCGGGAGGCAAGGTGGatcagggtgatgtggatgttaagGCCACGGCTCTGCGGGAGGCAGAGGAGGAGATTGGGCTGGACCCGGCGCTTGTATCTGTCGTGACAGTTCTTGAGCCCTTCTTGTCCAAG AATGGCCTTGATGTTACTCCTGTAATTGGCATTCTTTCAGATAGAGCTCTATTCAATCCTGTCTTGAATAAAGCTGAAGTGCAAGACATCTTTGATGCCCCTCTGGAGATGTTTCTGAAG GATGATAACCGGACAACAAGACAAAGGGACTGGATGGGGAAGACTATTCCGGTCCAGTTCTTTGACTACGAGTCAGAGGGCAAAAAATATGTCATTTGGGGCTTAACCGCACACATTCTGACCCGTGCTGCATCAGTCGTTCTACAGAGACAACCATCATTCGCTGAACTTCCAAATAGACCAGAAAATATTCGCACCAGCAAGCACTGA